A region of the Nitrospira sp. genome:
CTCGGCGTCGGACTCCTCATCGATCTGGCCGGCGACGACGTCTATCAACTCGACCAGGGGTCCGGCGGCACCGGCTTCGCCGGCATCGGGATCCTCTTCGACCGCACCGGCAACGATGTGTATATGGGCAACCGGTTTACCCAGGGCGCGGCATTCGGCGGACTCGGTCTCTTGGTCGATCTGGCCGGCAACGACCGGTACACCAGCCACGCCTTCGCCATCGGGTTCGGCGGCCCCTTGGGAATGGGCGCCGTGATCGATCGGGCCGGCAATGACGTCTATCAATGCGGCGACAAATATCCCGGCTCGTTGAATCCCCAGGAAGCGCCGACGGCCAAGCCCGGCGACCCGGCCTTTCAATATCTCTGCTACGGCATGGGCAGCGGCGCCGGCGTCGACGGCGGCAGCAAGAAAACCGACGCCCTGCTCCTGAATCTGGCCGGCGGCCTCGGCTATCTCATCGATCTCGAGGGCCAGGATCAGTATCGCAGCGGCAACCTGGCGCAAGGCGCCGGCCATTACTTCGGACTCGGCGTGGCGCTCGATCTCGGCGGAGACGACAGCCGCGCAGGCGGACGCACCAGCCTGGGAGCCGCCGGCCACTATGGCATCGGCCTGCTCGTCGATGCGCAGGGCACGGATCGCTACACGCCCTCCGGTCCCAAGTACACGATCAGCGGCACCTACGACCGGAGCGTGAGTCTGCTGCTGGATGGCGGGACGGGATCAGACACCTACGACCTGACCCGCAGCACGGGGCTGGGAGATGCCGAGAGCGAATCCTGGTCGCTCTTCATCGATGAAGGCGGAGCCGATCGCTACAGCGGCCAATCCGGACTGGGCCGCGGCACCCCCGACAGCCTCGGCCTGTTCTTCGATCTCGCCGGAACGGATACCTACGACACCTCGTCCGGAACGCCTACCGGCACCACCTCAGGCCGCGGGAACGATCGGACGATCCGGGCCACCGGCAGCCTCTTTCAAGACCGCTGACCGGCCGCCGCTCGCCTCTGGGTCTGTCTATTCGCGCAGTGACCCGGACATCTTCACGCCTGCCCTTGACTTGCCCGATCCCCGATCTATCTCTGCTCTCACACGCTCACCCATCGTGTCTCTGCTCAAGGATGAGAGAGAGAAAGGACTCAACATGGACAGCGAGACCAAAGTGCTGACCCTTCCCATATTACCGATCAAGCGAACCGTCTTATTCCCCGGCGTCATGATGCCCCTCACCGTCGGTCGCGAACGATCGATGGCGGCGGTGCAGGCCGCGATGAAGACCGAAGAGAAGATGATCCTGGTCGTGGCTCAGCGCGACTCGCAGACCGAAGAACCGGGCCTGAGCGACCTCTACACGATCGGCACCAAAGCCATCATCAAGCAGATCGGCCAATCCTCGGAAGGCGCGATTCACGCGTTTGTCCAGGGTGTGGACCGCGTGGCGATCATTGAAGAAACCCAATCGACTCCCTATGCGATTGCCCGGGTCCGGGCGCTGGACCGCCCCTCGGAGACCGGCACGGAAGTGCAGGCCATGCATCGGGCAATTCAGGAGCTGGTGACAGAACTCCCGAGGGTGATCCAAGCCCCTGGCATGCAAGAGGCCAGCGAAGCGTTAAGCCATGAAGATGATCCGGTAGCGCTCGCCTATCGAGTGGCCTCACTGGTCAACCTCAGCGTGGCGGAAGAGCAGAAGCTGCTCGAAAGCACCGCGACGCTGGATTTGCTGCGCGCCCTCTATGTGGCCTTGTCCAAGGAGATTCAGATCCTCCAGCTCCGCGACAAGATCACCAGCGATGCGCAGGCGAAGATCGGCAAGAGCCAGCGCGAATACATGTTGCGGGAGCAATTGAAAACGATCCAACAGGAACTCGGCGAATCCGACAGCGACGACAGCGATCTTGCCCTGCTCAAGAAGAAAGTGGCGGAGGCGGACCTCCCCGACCATGTGCGGAAGGAAGCCGAGCGCGAGCTCGGACGCCTGGCCAAAGTCCCGCCGTCATCGGCGGACCATCAGGTGCTCCGCACCTATCTGGAGCTGGTGCTCGAATTGCCCTGGAAGAAGGCGTCGGAAGATTCACTCGCCCTGGCGAAAGTCCGGCAGGTGCTCGAAGAGGATCACTACGGCATCAAAGAAGTCAAAGAACGGATCGTGGAGCATCTCGCGGTCTTGAAGCTGAATCCGTCGGCCAAGGCGCCCATCCTCTGCTTAGTCGGCCCTCCGGGTGTCGGCAAGACGAGTCTGGGCCAATCGATCGCCAGAGCCATGGGCCGGACGTTCGAGCGGCTCAGCCTGGGCGGCGTGCACGATGAAGCGGAATTGCGCGGCCATCGCCGCACCTATGTCGGGGCGTTGCCTGGCCATATCATTCAAGCCGTACGGCGGGCCGGGGTGAACAATCCCGTGCTCATGCTCGATGAAGTCGACAAGATGGGGCGCGACTTCCGCGGAGACCCGGCTGCTGCGCTTTTAGAAATCCTCGATCCGGCGCAGAACCACACGTTCCGCGATCACTATCTGGATCTCCCCTTCGATTTGTCGAAGGCGTTTTTCATCACGACGGCGAATACCCTCGACACCATCAGCCAACCCTTGTTGGACCGGATGGAGATCATCCGCCTGCAAGGCTACAGCGAACACGAGAAGGCGGAAATCGCCAGGCGTTATCTCTGGCCGCGACGGTTGAAGGAAGCAGGCTTGAATGCCGAACAGGCGCTCTTGTCAAACGAGGTCTTGAATCTCGTCACCAGCCGGTACACACGCGAAGCCGGTGTGCGCCAGCTGGAGCAAATGCTCGGCCGGTTGACGAGAAAAGTGGCCTTAGCCTTCGCGGAACTCCCGGAAGGTCAGGAACGCCAGCCGGTCACCATTCGCCCGGATATGCTGGATGAATGGCTCGGCTCCGAACGGTTCATGCCGGAAGAGGCGCGAAAGAATCTGCCGCCCGGAGTGGCGACAGGCTTAGCCTGGACCCCGGCGGGAGGCGATGTCCTCTATATCGAAACGACGCTCCTGCCAGGCAGTCATGAACTGACCCTGACGGGACAGCTTGGCGATGTGATGCAGGAATCAGCACGCGCGGCCCGGAGCTATCTCTGGTCGCATGCCGAGAGCATGGGGCTCGATATTTCGAAGTTCAAACGCAA
Encoded here:
- the lon gene encoding endopeptidase La; its protein translation is MDSETKVLTLPILPIKRTVLFPGVMMPLTVGRERSMAAVQAAMKTEEKMILVVAQRDSQTEEPGLSDLYTIGTKAIIKQIGQSSEGAIHAFVQGVDRVAIIEETQSTPYAIARVRALDRPSETGTEVQAMHRAIQELVTELPRVIQAPGMQEASEALSHEDDPVALAYRVASLVNLSVAEEQKLLESTATLDLLRALYVALSKEIQILQLRDKITSDAQAKIGKSQREYMLREQLKTIQQELGESDSDDSDLALLKKKVAEADLPDHVRKEAERELGRLAKVPPSSADHQVLRTYLELVLELPWKKASEDSLALAKVRQVLEEDHYGIKEVKERIVEHLAVLKLNPSAKAPILCLVGPPGVGKTSLGQSIARAMGRTFERLSLGGVHDEAELRGHRRTYVGALPGHIIQAVRRAGVNNPVLMLDEVDKMGRDFRGDPAAALLEILDPAQNHTFRDHYLDLPFDLSKAFFITTANTLDTISQPLLDRMEIIRLQGYSEHEKAEIARRYLWPRRLKEAGLNAEQALLSNEVLNLVTSRYTREAGVRQLEQMLGRLTRKVALAFAELPEGQERQPVTIRPDMLDEWLGSERFMPEEARKNLPPGVATGLAWTPAGGDVLYIETTLLPGSHELTLTGQLGDVMQESARAARSYLWSHAESMGLDISKFKRNGVHIHVPSGAIPKDGPSAGITMATALASAYVGKAVRSDTAMTGEISLSGLVLPVGGIKEKVLAAHRAGIRRIILPKANERDLKEVPQEVRDQLTFIPVERIEEVLPAAFNQDIPAAPPAERDEPLATSTAS